The Actinomycetota bacterium genome contains a region encoding:
- a CDS encoding pentapeptide repeat-containing protein, translating to MTRSCVGRSLLLRRWLLGSIALTTLIVSAVSVIPAASSLPAESLVRISNVKVSDSGDGALVTAQVRWNAEAIDTFVMAKGDVRLVAVSEQGHLPTLLGKQSFDISQQSSSKVTIKVAKDLMAAMHRGNRVVLTASQHARANSQARSDRTYVTVAEVQPFGSPQPNIGRRDCSAIPVVPGAMLTHCDLVGAHFDSALVSIHDENSHDCKGGGEATCLMRADLTGATGVGADFSGVSLAGGRINGIDLTKAKLDNLSLAGADAVEITAVGATSDAKGEDSGGNFYRTKFTGSDFRESVFLGISIERARLDSAKLQGATWQTIGRGANFRQADLTGIKFGESKLDFADFQDATLTGSTLRDDQLTLTLLCRTALPDGSQLDRSRDCRSTVEKGHQPFPKPDAGQVDPYVNIDQDSLVVGDKSTTVSALITWDSDAAVSGMDTGDLRLIAVDGTSGIATVLDKQTYEGITKTTKYAVTISDSGLRAAMNKGNRVVLTATQHETATTGQKTRRSFVTVDVLQKGPGLGQVGKYDCSRVALTADAVDALDYCDLSGAMLDSVALNGRFMQLVDLTGATMRKSSVAALTLDGARLGSLDASGAYFANVGLFNAWAPKLKLSGGYLNGSKFWARNLDGADFSNAKISDTPFTAASLRGAIFSNATFIHQDMAFIDFLNAKLDSVDATQLNPSLFMADLTGADMSKSKWITDETDQTPWKWATLCGTKLPATLVGISGNRDCRF from the coding sequence GTGACCCGCTCCTGCGTAGGACGCTCGTTATTGCTGCGCCGTTGGTTGCTCGGGAGCATAGCGCTCACAACGCTCATAGTTTCCGCTGTCTCAGTCATTCCCGCAGCATCATCGCTGCCCGCGGAGTCTCTGGTGCGCATCAGCAATGTCAAGGTCAGCGACTCTGGCGATGGTGCATTGGTCACCGCCCAAGTGCGCTGGAATGCCGAGGCTATTGACACGTTCGTGATGGCCAAAGGTGATGTGCGCCTGGTTGCAGTGAGCGAGCAGGGCCATCTGCCGACTCTGCTCGGCAAGCAGAGCTTTGACATCTCACAACAGTCCTCCAGCAAGGTGACGATCAAGGTCGCCAAGGACCTGATGGCGGCGATGCACCGCGGCAATCGCGTGGTCCTGACCGCGAGTCAGCACGCTCGAGCCAACAGTCAAGCTCGCTCCGATCGCACCTACGTGACAGTTGCTGAAGTGCAGCCATTCGGGTCGCCCCAGCCGAATATCGGCCGGCGCGACTGTTCGGCAATTCCCGTCGTTCCCGGGGCCATGCTCACGCATTGTGATCTTGTTGGCGCCCACTTTGACAGTGCTCTGGTCTCGATCCACGACGAGAACAGCCATGACTGCAAGGGCGGCGGCGAGGCCACTTGCCTGATGCGCGCTGACCTGACGGGCGCGACAGGCGTGGGCGCTGACTTCAGTGGAGTGAGCCTTGCGGGTGGACGGATAAATGGCATAGACCTCACCAAGGCCAAGCTCGACAATCTCTCGCTTGCTGGCGCCGATGCCGTGGAGATCACGGCGGTTGGCGCGACCAGCGATGCCAAGGGCGAGGATTCAGGCGGCAACTTCTATCGCACCAAGTTCACTGGCTCGGACTTCCGCGAATCGGTGTTCCTTGGCATCTCCATCGAGCGGGCACGCCTTGATAGCGCCAAATTGCAGGGCGCAACATGGCAGACCATCGGGCGCGGAGCGAACTTCCGACAGGCTGATCTCACGGGCATCAAGTTCGGGGAGTCCAAGCTGGACTTCGCCGACTTCCAGGATGCAACACTGACTGGATCCACGCTGCGCGATGACCAACTGACCTTGACATTGCTATGCCGCACGGCACTGCCCGATGGCTCGCAACTGGACCGTTCGCGTGACTGCCGCAGCACAGTTGAGAAGGGCCACCAGCCCTTTCCCAAGCCCGATGCCGGTCAGGTCGATCCCTATGTGAACATCGATCAGGACAGCCTCGTTGTCGGTGACAAGAGCACTACGGTCTCCGCGCTCATCACCTGGGACAGTGATGCGGCGGTCTCGGGCATGGATACTGGCGACCTGCGCCTGATTGCCGTGGATGGCACAAGTGGCATCGCCACGGTGCTCGACAAGCAGACGTACGAAGGCATCACCAAGACGACGAAGTACGCCGTCACGATCTCAGATTCCGGGCTACGCGCCGCGATGAACAAAGGCAATCGCGTGGTGCTGACCGCCACTCAGCATGAGACGGCTACGACCGGGCAGAAGACTCGACGCAGCTTCGTCACCGTTGATGTATTGCAGAAAGGTCCAGGGTTGGGGCAAGTGGGCAAGTACGACTGCTCTCGCGTCGCGCTCACGGCAGATGCTGTCGACGCCCTCGACTACTGCGACCTGTCAGGAGCGATGCTTGACTCCGTTGCGCTGAACGGCAGGTTCATGCAGTTGGTGGATCTCACAGGCGCCACGATGCGCAAGAGCTCAGTTGCAGCGCTGACTCTCGACGGCGCACGCCTGGGCAGTCTCGATGCTTCTGGTGCGTACTTTGCCAATGTCGGACTGTTCAACGCGTGGGCGCCCAAGCTGAAGCTGAGTGGCGGCTACCTCAATGGCAGCAAGTTCTGGGCGCGCAATCTTGATGGCGCTGACTTCAGCAATGCCAAGATCAGCGACACGCCATTCACTGCCGCATCATTGCGCGGGGCGATCTTCAGCAACGCGACCTTCATTCATCAGGACATGGCATTTATCGACTTTCTCAATGCGAAGTTGGACTCCGTTGATGCCACCCAGCTCAACCCTTCGCTGTTCATGGCCGACCTGACTGGCGCCGACATGAGCAAGTCCAAGTGGATCACTGACGAGACCGACCAGACCCCATGGAAATGGGCCACGCTGTGCGGCACCAAGCTGCCTGCAACCCTTGTTGGGATCAGTGGCAACCGAGACTGTCGATTCTGA
- a CDS encoding guanine deaminase, translated as MTAVHRGQIFHVAGQALVTSAVRQLEHFEDGALVVDDAGVIAWCGSFSELPAQFLGVAVEHHKDCFLLPGFIDTHMHFPQVWSADSYGGGQLLEWLNECIFPAESRLADPEFAHQAAVEWCDRMITAGTTMGLIFGSAFAHAQDSLFSVARERGLRLVSGRGIQTVGPASAAALLVSEADAIALTRAEIEKWHPLDDEERKHALQFVAVVPRFSLSVTRETLLNLGELYDEYRGRGVYFTSHLSENARPGDGEIDAVKAHYAVDNYLDTYDGKWLPGSAVGGKSFLGPRSVMAHAVHCTDSELARMAATRTSISHCPVSQLFLGSGTMPWTRTVASGVNISMGSDIGGGDEWFMPQILNAAFKQHISERSIVGIDPAPSVDESVSLHPAEMLFAGTLAGARALDLEDRIGNFDAGKEADFVVLDPSAWDMYDQSLRHRRRHTDPESDRDALLFTLLMMAREKALTKTYVRGRKLETSTYPR; from the coding sequence ATGACTGCTGTGCATCGCGGACAGATCTTCCATGTTGCTGGGCAGGCCTTGGTGACGTCCGCTGTGCGACAACTTGAGCATTTCGAGGATGGGGCACTCGTCGTTGATGACGCCGGAGTGATTGCCTGGTGCGGCTCATTCTCGGAATTGCCTGCGCAGTTCCTTGGTGTTGCGGTTGAGCATCACAAGGACTGCTTCCTGCTGCCGGGGTTTATCGACACGCATATGCACTTTCCGCAGGTATGGAGCGCTGACTCCTATGGCGGCGGGCAGCTGCTGGAGTGGTTGAACGAATGCATCTTCCCAGCCGAGTCTCGGCTGGCGGATCCGGAGTTTGCCCATCAGGCCGCTGTTGAGTGGTGCGATCGGATGATCACTGCCGGCACCACGATGGGGCTGATCTTCGGTTCGGCATTTGCGCACGCGCAGGATTCGCTGTTCTCAGTCGCGCGCGAGCGCGGGCTTCGCCTGGTCTCGGGCCGTGGCATTCAAACTGTGGGGCCAGCGTCAGCTGCTGCGCTGCTCGTCTCTGAGGCGGATGCGATCGCGTTGACTCGGGCCGAGATCGAGAAGTGGCATCCGCTGGATGACGAAGAACGCAAGCACGCCTTGCAGTTCGTTGCCGTCGTACCGCGCTTCAGTCTGTCGGTCACCCGCGAGACCCTGCTCAATCTGGGGGAGTTGTATGACGAGTACCGCGGTCGCGGCGTCTACTTCACCTCGCACCTCAGCGAGAACGCCCGCCCAGGTGATGGCGAGATCGACGCGGTCAAGGCTCACTATGCAGTCGACAACTACCTGGACACCTACGACGGCAAGTGGCTGCCCGGATCTGCTGTTGGCGGCAAGAGCTTCCTTGGCCCGCGAAGCGTGATGGCCCATGCCGTGCACTGCACTGACTCTGAGCTTGCGCGGATGGCAGCTACGCGCACTTCGATCTCGCACTGTCCCGTCTCGCAGTTGTTCCTGGGTTCAGGCACGATGCCGTGGACGCGCACGGTGGCATCGGGAGTGAACATTTCGATGGGTAGTGACATTGGAGGCGGTGACGAGTGGTTCATGCCGCAGATCCTGAACGCGGCCTTCAAGCAGCACATCTCCGAGCGTTCCATCGTCGGCATCGATCCGGCACCGTCAGTGGACGAGTCTGTTTCTCTGCATCCAGCCGAGATGCTCTTTGCCGGAACTCTTGCGGGTGCGCGGGCATTGGATCTTGAAGACCGCATCGGCAACTTCGACGCCGGCAAGGAAGCCGATTTTGTGGTGCTGGATCCATCGGCTTGGGATATGTACGACCAGTCCCTGCGTCACCGCCGGCGTCACACGGACCCTGAGAGTGACCGTGATGCGCTGCTGTTCACCTTGCTGATGATGGCGCGTGAGAAGGCACTCACCAAGACATACGTGCGCGGTCGCAAGCTCGAGACTTCGACCTACCCTCGGTAG